Proteins from one Setaria italica strain Yugu1 chromosome V, Setaria_italica_v2.0, whole genome shotgun sequence genomic window:
- the LOC101760169 gene encoding salicylate carboxymethyltransferase produces the protein MASSLLHCSDKLPFMDVEAILHMKEGLGETSYAQNSSLQKRGMDTLKSLITNSATDVYISQMPERFTVADLGCSSGPNALCLVEDIVGSIGRVCGRSSQPPPEFSVLLNDLPTNDFNTIFFSLPEFTDRLKAAAETDEWGRPMVFLSGVPGSFYGRLFPRKSVHFICSCSSLHWLSQVPPGLFDEVTGRPINKGKMYISSSSPLAVPTAYLRQFQRDFGLFLKSRAAEVVAGGRMVLAMLGRQTEGYIDRRTTFLWELLSESFASLVSQGLVEQEKVDAYNVPFYAPSIQEVEEEVRREGSFRLDYVQTYEINLSSSGDAKEDGRTVSMAIRAIQESMLSHHFGPDIVDALFHRYTELVTASMEREEVKSVQIGVVLTRL, from the exons ATGGCGTCCTCGCTGCTCCACTGCTCCGACAAGCTCCCGTTCATGGATGTGGAGGCCATCCTCCACATGAAAGAGGGGCTCGGCGAGACCAGCTACGCGCAGAACTCCTCGCTTCAG AAGCGGGGCATGGACACGCTGAAGAGCCTCATCACCAACTCGGCGACTGACGTGTACATCTCGCAGATGCCGGAGAGGTTCACGGTGGCCGACCTCGGCTGCTCGTCCGGCCCGAACGCGCTGTGCCTCGTCGAGGACATCGTCGGGAGCATCGGCCGGGTGTGCGGCCGGTCGTCGCAGCCGCCGCCCGAGTTCTCGGTGCTCCTCAACGACCTCCCGACCAACGACTTCAACACCATCTTCTTCAgcctgccggagttcaccgaCCGGCTCAAGGCCGCCGCCGAGACCGACGAGTGGGGCCGGCCGATGGTGTTCCTGTCCGGGGTCCCGGGTTCCTTCTACGGGAGGCTCTTCCCCAGGAAGAGCGTGCACTTCATCTGCTCCTGCTCTAGCCTGCACTGGCTCTCCCAGGTCCCTCCGGGGCTTTTCGACGAGGTGACGGGCAGGCCGATCAACAAGGGGAAGATGTACATCTCGAGCTCGAGCCCGCTCGCCGTGCCGACGGCCTACCTGAGGCAGTTCCAGAGGGACTTCGGCCTGTTCCTCAAGTcgcgcgccgccgaggtcgtcgccggcggccggatgGTCCTCGCCATGCTCGGCAGGCAGACCGAGGGCTACATCGACAGGCGGACCACCTTCCTCTGGGAGCTCCTCTCCGAGTCGTTCGCCTCGCTCGTGTCACAG GGGCTGGTGGAGCAGGAAAAAGTGGACGCGTACAACGTGCCGTTCTACGCGCCGTCGAtccaggaggtggaggaggaggtgcggcgggaGGGGTCGTTCCGGCTGGACTACGTGCAGACGTATGAGATCAACCTGAGCAGCAGCGGCGACGCCAAGGAGGATGGCCGGACGGTGTCCATGGCGATCAGGGCCATCCAGGAGTCCATGCTCAGCCACCACTTCGGCCCGGACATCGTCGACGCGCTCTTCCACAGGTACACGGAGCTCGTCACCGCGTCcatggagagggaggaggtcAAGAGCGTCCAGATCGGGGTCGTCCTCACAAGGTTGTGA
- the LOC101760573 gene encoding phosphatidylinositol/phosphatidylcholine transfer protein SFH6 gives MSAPIDRFATTRDEGHACSDEKRECNSDEENSEGERRVKRGSFKKRAITAGYKFRHSLRRKSRTKSGNHVVSIEDIRDVQELETVERFRRCLLDEGLLPERHDDYHTMLRFLKARKFNIEKAKHMWSEMLRWREEFGADNIEEFDYSELHEVVKYYPQFYHGVDKEGRPVYIELIGKVDTNKLVQITTIDRYVKYHVKEFERCLQMRFPACSIAAKKHIDSSTTILDVQGVGLKNFSKDARELIMRLQKINNDNYPETLYQLYIINAGQGFKMLWGTIKSFLDPETASKIHVLGSKYQAKLLEIVDSSELPDFLGGKCRCEEHGGCSKSDKGPWKDPEIIKRVLNGEANYGRRVLAVSSINQKEVGCTEPQHTTGKGNDVSAESSSEVEDVSSPTASVNPIIIPNLTHVHESKFPGHASTSDAPPIVEDNIPVVNKVVDACSDPRNSSMASTSGSFSLRNTPATLGGLKTQIVAWLTVLIVSLLAFLRSVPTIMTKRLTNQVITCDHYSAEYPPQGNTGNGTLTSVLRRLGELEEKVQTLEVKPHQVPFEEELLNAAIRRVDALEAELISMKKALYEALIRQDELLAYIDRQQQVKFCRKKKCF, from the exons ATGTCGGCGCCCATCGATCGGTTCGCGACGACAA GAGATGAAGGTCATGCATGCAGCGATGAAAAGAGAGAGTGCAATTCTGATGAAGAAAACTCAGAAGGAGAAAGGAGGGTCAAAAGGGGCTCTTTCAAGAAGAGAGCTATTACTGCAGGGTATAAATTTAGGCATTCCTTAAGGAGGAAGAGTAGAACGAAGAGTGGCAACCATGTAGTCTCCATTGAAGACATCAGAGATGTTCAAGAGCTGGAGACTGTTGAAAGGTTCCGCCGGTGTTTACTTGATGAGGGCTTGTTGCCAGAACGTCATGATGATTATCATACGATGTTGAG GTTCCTGAAAGCAAGGAAATTTAATATTGAGAAAGCAAAGCATATGTGGTCAGAAATGCTTAGATGGAGGGAGGAATTTGGGGCCGACAATATAGAG GAATTTGATTACAGTGAATTACATGAAGTTGTGAAATACTATCCACAATTTTATCATGGTGTGGACAAAGAGGGAAGGCCTGTTTACATAGAACTAATTGGAAAAGTTGATACCAACAAACTGGTACAAATCACAACTATTGACCGATATGTAAAATATCATGTCAAGGAGTTTGAGAGATGTCTTCAGATGAGGTTTCCAGCTTGCTCTATTGCTGCGAAAAAGCATATAGACTCGTCCACTACTATCTTGGATGTGCAAGGAGTG GGCCTAAAGAACTTCTCAAAAGATGCAAGGGAGCTAATAATGCGATTACAGAAGATTAACAATGACAACTATCCAGAG ACCTTATACCAACTGTACATCATAAATGCTGGCCAAGGTTTCAAGATGTTATGGGGTACAATAAAATCATTTCTTGATCCAGAGACTGCTTCAAAAATCCAT GTCCTTGGAAGCAAGTACCAAGCTAAATTACTTGAAATAGTTGATAGCAG CGAACTCCCAGATTTTCTTGGTGGCAAGTGCAGGTGTGAAGAACACGGAGGTTGTTCGAAATCAGATAAAGGCCCTTGGAAGGACCCTGAAATTATCAAG AGGGTCCTCAATGGTGAAGCAAATTATGGTCGGCGAGTTCTTGCTGTATCAAGCATCAATCAGAAGGAAGTTGGCTGTACTGAGCCTCAACACACAACT GGAAAGGGCAATGATGTGTCTGCCGAATCTAGTTCTGAGGTGGAAGACGTTTCTTCTCCTACTGCTTCAGTGAACCCCATCATAATCCCTAATTTGACCCATGTTCACGAG TCAAAATTTCCAGGACATGCTTCCACATCTGATGCTCCTCCCATTGTAGAGGATAACATCCCTGTTGTCAACAAGGTTGTGGATGCATGCTCTGATCCAAGAAACAGCTCCATGGCTTCCACCTCAG GTTCTTTCTCCTTGAGAAATACACCTGCAACACTGGGAGGACTTAAAACTCAAATTGTTGCGTGGTTGACAGTCTTAATCGTGAGCCTTTTGGCATTCCTTCGTTCTGTCCCGACCATAATGACTAAAAGGCTCACAAATCAGGTCATTACCTGTGATCACTATAGTGCCGAGTACCCTCCTCAAGGAAATACAGGAAATGGTACCCTTACATCTGTTTTAAGACGGCTAGGTGAATTGGAGGAGAAGGTACAGACACTTGAAGTAAAGCCACACCAAGTGCCATTTGAGGAGGAATTGCTAAACGCAGCCATCCGCCGTGTGGATGCATTAGAAGCTGAGCTAATTTCTATGAAAAAG GCCCTTTATGAGGCTTTGATTCGGCAGGATGAGCTGCTTGCCTATATTGACCGGCAGCAGCAAGTCAAGTTTTGC agaaagaagaagtGCTTCTAA
- the LOC101761249 gene encoding bifunctional nuclease, with the protein MEIINGSVLPRYAAPAAGALTSDARISGHLQLLRRVRLRGRACGLQADCDNMPRRFFGPPSPRRHGRSDWGDWPVRCSYGSSSDGDGAAAANFDASGEEFVDSTVIEAVELRSVSDGFEIKMRDGKNLRCVQNNPRVLRLRDSAPHHAIVLKMEDGSDLLLPIIVMETPSIMLLAALRNIRIPRPTIYNVLLEMTKRMGYEVRLVRITEMVHDAYYSRLYLSKAGDEEDTISFDLKPSDAINIAFRCKVPIQVNRHIAYNNGLKVVQPKVAESYVGSDDIQITRLDRPDDQPCGEAQEFDLVRNMLIAAVEERYKDAAQYRDQLFMLRSKKKNAI; encoded by the exons ATGGAGATCATCAACGGGTCGGTCCTCCCGCGGTACGCCGCCCCCGCGGCGGGCGCCCTGACCTCCGACGCGAGGATCAGCGGCCATCTCCAGTTGCTCCGGCGCGTGCGCCTGAGGGGAAGGGCGTGCGGGCTACAGGCGGACTGCGACAACATGCCACGCAGGTTCTTCGGTCCCCCGTCCCCGCGGCGGCACGGGAGAAGCGACTGGGGAGACTGGCCTGTTCGCTGCAGCTACGGCTCGTcctccgacggcgacggcgccgcggccgcgaacTTCGACGCCAGCGGGGAGGAGTTCGTCGACTCCACCGTCATCGAGGCTG TTGAGCTCAGGAGTGTATCGGatggttttgagataaaaatgcgTGATGGCAAAAACCTGAGATGTGTTCAGAACAATCCTCGAGTATTGAGACTGCGGGACTCTGCACCGCACCACGCTATTGTGCTGAAGATGGAAGATGGAAGCGACCTCCTGCTCCCGATTATTGTCA TGGAAACACCAAGCATTATGTTGCTGGCTGCACTTCGGAACATTCGAATT CCAAGGCCAACTATTTACAATGTGTTATTGGAGATGACGAAAAGGATGGGATATGAG GTACGTTTGGTGCGGATTACAGAGATGGTCCATGACGCATACTATTCTCGACTTTATCTTTCTAAG GCTGGAGATGAAGAAGACACCATTAGCTTTGACCTCAAGCCATCAGATGCTATTAACATTGCTTTCCGTTGCAAG GTTCCTATACAAGTTAATAGGCATATTGCATACAACAATGGATTGAAAGTTGTACAACCAAAGGTGGCTGAGAGTTATGTGGGCTCGGACGACATCCAAATCACAAGGCTTGACAG GCCTGATGACCAGCCTTGCGGTGAGGCCCAAGAGTTTGATTTGGTACGCAATATGCTCATCGCTGCCGTAGAAGAACGCTACAAAGATGCTG cTCAGTACAGAGACCAGCTTTTCATGTTGCGTTCGAAGAAAAAGAACGCAATTTAG
- the LOC101775982 gene encoding subtilisin-like protease SBT5.3 — protein MRIRRGAGSGGVLLLALVVLLALQTPASADKKLYVIFFQNFPNNPSALLGTITTDFSILYDYSPIRGLALQIDEGVLTLLEKLPGVLKVIPGRLLQFRTTHSWDFLGLAENGQGTPASAWSSAKFGADTIIGNIDTGVWPQSQSFQDDGLGAPKDWRGICDKGCDTTFQCNNKLIGARFFSAGLQAELSRPGDQGKLPSKEDLSSPRDYLGHGAHTLSTAGGSFARGAGVFGHGEGTAAGGAPRARVAAYKACFAPGCSDIDVLAAVLAAVADGVHVLSLSLGPEVASDYVSDLIAVGTFFAVQSGVTVVCAAGNSGPQPGTVTNVAPWMFTVGASTMDRDFPAYVRFGDNLAIKGQSLGASTLPLGQAYPIISGETANAAYQPTSNSSLCLAGSLDPAKVTGKIVVCVRGVNGRVEKGLVVKQAGGLGMVLCNDAGSGDSVLADPHLVAAAHCSYSQCVQLFKYLHSTNNPSGYINATDASFGVKPAPAVADFSSRGPNPITPQILKPDITAPGVSVIAAYSGAVSPTELPFDDRRVDYNIMSGTSMACPHVSGIVGLLKTKHPSWSPAMIKSAIMTTATTVANDGNPIPDETGAEATPFSYGSGHVNPVSALDPGLVYDTTLADYTNFLCSLKLTQNPLQDLQGNLPVGLPNLPVNVSVPVDLLLPLFDAAGEPCVCSKSQGPYGRPEDLNYPSIAVPCLSGSGSTTVRRRVKNVGDARSVYRVTVTEPAGVKVTVVPGELEFFGTGEEKEFTVTLDVVDAAAASDYVFGSIVWSDANGFDAYGRPDANRGHRVRSPIVVKTKCG, from the exons ATGAGGATACGGAGaggggccggcagcggcggcgtcctcctcctcgcgttGGTGGTGTTGCTCGCCCTGCAGACCCCGGCGTCGGCTGACAAGAAG CTCTATGTGATCTTCTTCCAGAACTTTCCGAACAACCCTTCCGCTCTGCTCGGAACAATCACCACTGA CTTCAGCATCCTGTACGATTACAGCCCCATCCGCGGCCTCGCGCTGCAGATCGACGAGGGCGTGCTAACGCTCCTCGAAA aGCTCCCCGGAGTGTTGAAGGTGATCCCAGGCAGGCTGCTGCAATTCCGAACCACGCACTCGTGGGACTTCCTCGGCCTCGCGGAAAACGGCCAGGGAACCCCCGCGTCCGCATGGTCGTCTGCCAAGTTTGGTGCGGACACAATCATCGGCAACATCGACACTG GCGTATGGCCGCAATCCCAGAGCTTCCAAGACGATGGCCTTGGCGCCCCCAAGGATTGGCGTGGCATCTGCGACAAAGGCTGCGACACGACCTTCCAGTGCAACAA CAAGCTGATCGGCGCAAGGTTCTTCAGCGCGGGTCTCCAGGCGGAGCTCTCGCGACCCGGCGACCAAGGCAAGCTGCCGAGCAAGGAGGACCTGTCCTCGCCGCGGGACTACCTGGGGCACGGCGCGCACACGCTGTCCACCGCGGGCGGCTCCTTCGCCCGGGGCGCCGGCGTCTTCGGCCACGGGGAGGGCacggccgcgggcggcgccccGCGGGCGCGCGTGGCCGCGTACAAGGCGTGCTTCGCGCCCGGATGCTCCGACATCGACGTCCTcgcggccgtgctcgccgcggTGGCGGACGGCGTGCACgtgctctccctctccctcgggCCGGAGGTTGCCTCGGACTACGTCTCGGACCTGATCGCCGTCGGCACCTTCTTCGCGGTCCAGAGCGGGGTCACAGTCGTGTGCGCCGCCGGCAACTCCGGCCCGCAGCCGGGCACGGTGACCAACGTGGCCCCGTGGATGTTCACGGTTGGTGCCAGCACCATGGACAGGGACTTCCCGGCTTACGTCAGATTCGGCGACAACCTCGCCATTAAG GGGCAAAGTCTTGGGGCCAGTACTCTGCCCCTCGGCCAGGCGTATCCAATAATCAGCGGGGAGACTGCCAACGCCGCATACCAGCCTACCAGCAACTC GTCGCTGTGCTTGGCTGGCTCCCTGGACCCTGCCAAAGTGACGGGCAAGATCGTCGTCTGCGTCAGAGGAGTGAACGGCAGGGTCGAGAAGGGGCTCGTTGTCAAGCAGGCGGGCGGCCTCGGCATGGTCCTCTGCAACGACGCCGGCTCCGGGGATTCCGTGCTCGCGGACCCGCACCTCGTCGCGGCGGCTCACTGCTCCTACTCGCAGTGCGTCCAGCTCTTCAAGTACCTCCACTCTACCAA CAATCCGTCGGGCTACATCAATGCAACTGACGCGAGTTTTGGTGTcaagccggcgccggcggtggcagaCTTCTCATCGCGAGGGCCAAACCCCATCACTCCTCAGATCCTCAAG CCCGACATCACGGCACCAGGCGTCAGCGTGATCGCCGCGTACAGCGGCGCCGTCTCGCCGACGGAGCTGCCGTTCGACGACCGCCGCGTCGACTACAACATCATGTCCGGCACATCCATGGCGTGCCCCCACGTCTCCGGCATCGTCGGCCTGCTCAAGACCAAGCACCCCTCGTGGAGCCCCGCCATGATCAAGTCGGCGATCATGACCACCG CGACCACCGTGGCCAACGATGGCAACCCGATCCCGGACGAGACCGGCGCGGAAGCCACGCCGTTCAGCTACGGCTCCGGCCACGTGAACCCTGTCAGCGCCCTGGACCCCGGCCTGGTTTACGATACCACCCTGGCCGACTACACCAACTTCCTCTGCTCGCTGAAGCTCACCCAGAACCCGCTCCAGGACCTCCAGGGCAACCTTCCGGTCGGCCTCCCGAACCTCCCCGTCAACGTCTCGGTCCCcgtcgacctcctcctcccactgttcgacgccgccggcgagccgtgcGTGTGCAGCAAGAGCCAGGGCCCGTACGGCCGCCCCGAGGACCTGAACTACCCGTCCATCGCCGTGCCCTGCCTGTCCGGCTCCGGCAGCACCACGGTGAGGCGCCGGGTGAAGAACGTCGGCGACGCGCGCAGCGTGTACAGGGTCACGGTGACGGAGCCGGCGGGGGTCAAGGTCACGGTGGTGCCGGGCGAACTCGAATTCTTCGGGACCGGAGAGGAGAAGGAGTTCACGGTGACGCTGGACGTcgtcgacgccgcggcggctAGCGACTACGTGTTCGGCAGTATCGTGTGGTCGGACGCGAACGGGTTCGACGCGTACGGCAGGCCGGACGCGAACAGGGGGCATCGCGTCCGGAGCCCCATCGTGGTTAAGACGAAGTGCGGGTAG